Proteins co-encoded in one Candidatus Nomurabacteria bacterium genomic window:
- a CDS encoding metal ABC transporter substrate-binding protein — translation MKKTLVFILLIAAITVTALRLSSPQSTPDTPEKIVALSTFTIIADMVANVGGDKVDSISLTKIGSEIHGYQPTPSDLVQASRADIIFENGMNLELWTEKLKAGIPDVPTYTVSKDVEVQYITEDAYAGKPNPHAWMSPKQGLIYVENIRQALSEVAPQYADYFAANAKTYSQQIMQVDQDLHTTLDSLPENNRILVTCEGAFSYLTNDYNLEEVYLWAINSDTQGSPQQVAKVINLVKEKQVPAVFCESTVEPHIQREVVAATNARLGGTLYVDSLSTPDLPASTYLNLLKHTADTIKHGLTETE, via the coding sequence ATGAAAAAAACTCTTGTATTCATCTTGCTCATAGCAGCAATCACAGTAACGGCACTAAGACTTTCGAGCCCTCAATCAACTCCTGACACACCCGAGAAAATTGTTGCCCTAAGCACTTTTACCATCATTGCAGATATGGTAGCTAATGTCGGTGGAGATAAAGTTGACTCGATTTCACTCACCAAAATCGGATCAGAAATCCATGGCTATCAGCCAACACCAAGCGATCTAGTCCAAGCTTCACGGGCTGACATTATCTTTGAAAACGGCATGAATCTCGAACTTTGGACCGAAAAGCTTAAAGCTGGCATTCCTGATGTTCCCACCTACACGGTGAGTAAAGATGTCGAAGTACAGTACATCACCGAAGATGCATATGCCGGCAAACCAAACCCGCACGCGTGGATGTCGCCCAAACAAGGTCTGATATATGTCGAAAATATTCGCCAAGCACTTTCGGAGGTCGCTCCACAGTACGCGGACTATTTCGCTGCTAACGCTAAAACCTACAGTCAGCAAATCATGCAGGTTGACCAAGACTTACACACTACCCTCGACTCTCTCCCAGAGAATAACCGCATCTTGGTCACTTGCGAAGGCGCTTTTAGCTACCTCACGAATGACTACAACCTTGAAGAAGTCTATTTGTGGGCCATTAATTCAGACACACAGGGTTCGCCACAGCAGGTTGCTAAGGTCATCAACCTTGTGAAGGAGAAGCAGGTTCCGGCTGTATTCTGCGAAAGCACCGTTGAGCCACACATTCAACGCGAAGTAGTAGCAGCAACAAATGCACGGCTCGGGGGCACGCTGTATGTTGACTCACTTTCAACTCCAGATTTACCCGCATCTACCTATCTTAACTTACTTAAGCACACCGCTGACACTATCAAGCATGGATTAACCGAAACTGAATAA
- a CDS encoding metal ABC transporter ATP-binding protein, whose protein sequence is MENIAIELRGVTVNYGTKRALTDASIKIPYHTFTGVIGMNGAGKSTLFKVIMGLVKPESGFVSVCSDPTDVAQKHGHVAYVPQTELVDWHFPISVYDVVMMGRIGHQNQFLKRNTTDSEQVMNALAQVRMTDFANRQIGELSGGQKKRVFVARALAQGADILLLDEPFAGLDATSERSLIELLIQLKEQGKTVILATHDLLSLPDTCDHVALVKYGIIAYGPTKEVFTKELVSQTFDGLLHHVTFN, encoded by the coding sequence ATGGAAAATATTGCTATTGAACTACGTGGTGTCACTGTAAACTATGGCACCAAGCGAGCGCTTACGGATGCTTCCATCAAAATCCCCTACCACACCTTTACTGGAGTCATTGGCATGAACGGCGCCGGCAAGTCAACATTATTTAAAGTCATTATGGGGTTAGTTAAGCCAGAAAGCGGCTTCGTGAGTGTTTGCAGCGACCCAACTGACGTGGCGCAGAAGCACGGCCACGTCGCATATGTACCTCAAACTGAATTGGTTGACTGGCATTTCCCTATTTCTGTCTACGATGTAGTGATGATGGGTCGCATTGGACACCAAAACCAGTTTTTAAAGCGAAATACTACAGACAGCGAACAGGTCATGAATGCACTAGCACAGGTGCGAATGACCGACTTTGCTAATCGCCAAATTGGTGAATTGTCCGGGGGTCAAAAGAAACGCGTATTCGTCGCTCGAGCACTCGCACAAGGTGCTGACATCCTTCTTCTAGACGAACCTTTTGCTGGTCTTGATGCCACCAGCGAACGTTCACTGATAGAGCTACTCATACAGCTTAAGGAGCAAGGGAAAACAGTCATCCTCGCTACTCACGACCTACTGTCGCTACCAGACACCTGTGATCATGTAGCACTAGTCAAATACGGCATCATTGCCTACGGCCCAACCAAAGAAGTCTTTACTAAGGAGCTCGTCTCACAAACATTCGATGGCTTGCTTCACCATGTTACTTTCAACTAA
- a CDS encoding metal ABC transporter permease — MDILTFIFEPLQYAFMTKAVIVSVVVGITCAILSCFLILKGWSLLGDAISHAVLPGVVIAYLLGIPFGIGAFAFAMLAVFLIGFIKSNSKIKEDAVMGIVFTTLFALGLMMISKVTSSVDLTHVLFGQVLGISDESAWYTAVTLAIVSIIILIYRRVFMVFCFDPTHAQSVGLPITFINYIFLALLGITITGSIQTVGIILVIAMLITPGSTAFLLTKQFPSMLQIAVSISIISSLVGAYSSYYFDIETGGTIVFVQGIIFLTVFAYTSLQQKN; from the coding sequence ATGGATATACTCACATTCATTTTTGAACCGCTACAATATGCCTTCATGACAAAGGCTGTCATTGTCTCTGTTGTAGTTGGCATTACTTGTGCGATTTTGTCATGTTTCCTTATCTTAAAGGGCTGGTCTTTGTTGGGTGACGCCATTTCACACGCTGTGTTACCTGGCGTGGTCATCGCATATCTCCTCGGCATCCCTTTTGGCATCGGTGCGTTCGCGTTTGCCATGCTTGCTGTCTTTCTAATCGGCTTCATTAAAAGCAACAGCAAGATTAAAGAGGACGCTGTCATGGGTATCGTTTTCACCACCTTGTTTGCTTTAGGACTGATGATGATTTCGAAAGTAACGAGCTCAGTTGACCTAACTCATGTGCTCTTTGGTCAAGTTCTCGGTATTTCAGACGAGTCAGCCTGGTACACCGCCGTTACACTCGCCATCGTATCAATTATCATACTCATCTATCGACGAGTCTTTATGGTCTTTTGCTTCGATCCTACACATGCTCAGTCAGTGGGACTTCCTATCACATTCATCAATTACATATTCTTGGCGCTGCTAGGCATCACCATTACTGGCTCAATCCAGACAGTCGGCATCATTCTAGTTATCGCGATGCTTATTACACCTGGATCGACCGCCTTTCTACTCACCAAGCAATTTCCCAGCATGCTGCAAATTGCAGTGAGTATTAGCATTATTAGCTCACTTGTCGGAGCGTACAGCAGCTACTACTTCGATATCGAAACAGGCGGAACCATTGTCTTCGTGCAGGGCATTATCTTTTTAACTGTTTTCGCCTACACATCTCTACAACAAAAAAATTAA